The following proteins are encoded in a genomic region of Clarias gariepinus isolate MV-2021 ecotype Netherlands chromosome 12, CGAR_prim_01v2, whole genome shotgun sequence:
- the si:zfos-932h1.3 gene encoding zinc finger protein 135 yields MDKQQLPKSEDEEFRIPLSSVRLLVPPLRLMSAFMWQVLQQKHLVHYGKLEEFVSMVTETVPHLLTYRQRVQLILGLRARMIFELLHKPEDMKLVQVHLDRMRLPDIPPGCPVDIDSDLELCVSNFKALVHALLKDPVEKAYFFQEVFPVEYGSRYDTALKELMWELLSCLEKLFPVPDFKKTLSWLTPAPADLDECMQSEPKHLKALFQHHKVISNTENQNWARGSTLGSLPATSGDCIISSLSIPPSTHMAVTTEPMVYHIQPTAVTILSQSALGQLGSEAIIVTDYTEVELGGDEVAEESPGRCIEMHTENASVVAVLSGQTAVKEGEMITVKEHVELPKDPENNSEEERRVCEKSTQYDVSERETGPSTTVDVPKHDITHNKDTSSALTSKEQAVPVRRGRGRPRKSAVSPEVVQNGRQGKQLVAEKAAEKKTNEDVEETTDENTKTADTTHNGMDTEVSPDNLSPPGTHKAETSGNPRARHVCNTCGRKFTRTSDVRRHQLTHTGERPFRCAHCEKTFQHSWDLTKHCRKFHGQATFSCSLCPSQFINYRALTAHHKECHTCELPHYCSICGQASPNAAALVQHRKTHSATQQYLCEQCGEGFDTLLQRSVHRQSHRMLRKFKCPQCDNTYSRQADVKRHLLSHTGERPHQCNLCGKSFTLRTGLQKHQLTHTSERPFPCPHCPKAFNLLSIMRRHERMHTGERPFLCSQCGKRFLSLGELLKHDKSHTDTRPHLCSQCQKSFKSKRSLREHILSHSGTRPYPCNYCNKKFSKPSTLNRHHLMHTGERPFACSYCEKTFLTSTELALHKRGHTGERPYVCPDCPWKFRSSSELARHRRTHGQKRAYPCSYCHKIYTSTSKLKNHMRMHTVEDNTKCPEDISHTVEVRESTLTEGEVADTLS; encoded by the exons ATGGATAAACAGCAGTTACCAAAATCGGAGGATGAAG AATTCAGAATTCCTCTCTCCTCTGTGCGTCTCCTGGTTCCTCCTCTGCGCCTCATGTCTGCCTTCATGTGGCAGGTCCTGCAGCAGAAACACCTAGTTCACTATGGAAAACTGGAGGAGTTCGTCTCTATGGTTACGGAGACAGTGCCACACCTGCTGACTTACAGACAAAGAGTTCAGCTCATCCTGGGACTCAGGGCGCGG ATGATCTTCGAGTTGCTACACAAGCCTGAAGATATGAAACTTGTCCAGGTCCACTTGGACAGAATGAGACTTCCTGACATTCCACCTGGATGCCCTGTA GACATAGATTCAGATTTGGAGCTCTGTGTTTCCAACTTCAAGGCACTTGTCCATGCACTGTTAAAGGATCCTGTAGAAAAAGCCTATTTCTTTCAG GAGGTGTTTCCTGTGGAATATGGCTCACGGTACGACACAGCGCTGAAGGAACTGATGTGGGAGCTGCTGTCGTGTCTGGAGAAGCTCTTTCCTGTTCCAGACTTTAAAAAG ACTTTATCTTGGCTCACTCCTGCCCCTGCTGATCTGGATGAATGCATGCAGTCTGAACCCAAACACCTGAAAGCACTCTTTCAGCATCACAAAGTCATCAGCAACACAGAGAATCAAAACTGGGCCAGAGGTTCCACATTAG GTAGTCTTCCTGCTACCTCAGGGGACTGTATAATTTCATCGCTTTCCATTCCTCCATCGACACACATGGCGGTCACCACTGAACCCATGGTCTATCACATCCAGCCGACTGCCGTGACCATCCTGAGCCAGAGCGCTCTTGGGCAGTTGGGCTCCGAGGCCATCATTGTGACCGATTACACTGAGGTCGAGCTGGGCGGTGATGAAGTAGCTGAAGAATCTCCGGGCAGGTGCATTGAGATGCACACCGAGAATGCCTCTGTGGTGGCGGTCCTCAGCGGCCAAACTGCTGTAAAGGAAGGGGAAATGATTACTGTGAAAGAACACGTCGAACTTCCCAAAGACCCGGAGAACAATAGTGAGGAGGAGAGACGCGTTTGTGAAAAATCTACACAATATGATGTCAGCGAAAGAGAGACTGGTCCCAGCACCACG GTGGATGTCCCAAAACATGACATTACACATAATAAGGATACAAGCTCGGCTTTAACAAGCAAGGAGCAAGCAGTACCAGTGCGAAGGGGGCGGGGAAGACCGAGGAAGAGCGCGGTGTCACCTGAGGTGGTTCAGAACGGGAGACAAGGGAAACAACTCGTAGCGGAAAAAGCCGCAGAGAAGAA gacaaATGAAGATGTTGAAGAAACAACAG aCGAAAATACCAAGACAGCCGATACCACACACAATGGTATGGACACCGAGGTCTCACCTGACAATTTAAGCCCACCAGGAACCCACAAAGCTGAGACATCAGGAAATCCTCGCGCTCGTCACGTGTGTAACACATGTGGCCGCAAGTTCACCCGCACGTCCGATGTCCGTCGGCACCAGTTGACTCACACGGGCGAGCGTCCGTTCCGTTGTGCTCACTGTGAGAAGACGTTCCAGCATTCGTGGGACCTGACTAAGCACTGCCGCAAGTTTCACGGCCAAGCCACGTTCTCTTGCAGCCTCTGTCCGAGCCAGTTCATCAATTATCGGGCCCTGACTGCTCACCACAAGGAGTGCCATACCTGTGAGCTTCCCCACTACTGCTCCATCTGCGGCCAGGCCAGTCCCAACGCGGCCGCTCTTGTGCAGCATCGGAAAACGCatagcgccactcagcagtATCTTTGCGAACAGTGCGGTGAAGGTTTTGACACTTTATTGCAGCGCTCAGTCCACAGACAGAGCCACCGAATGCTCAGGAAGTTTAAATGCCCGCAGTGTGACAATACATACTCGCGGCAGGCCGACGTCAAGCGTCATCTTTTGAGTCATACGGGTGAGCGACCGCATCAGTGCAACCTGTGTGGAAAAAGCTTCACGCTCCGAACCGGCCTCCAAAAACACCAGCTCACTCATACAAGTGAAAGGCCTTTTCCCTGCCCTCACTGTCCCAAGGCGTTCAACCTGCTCTCTATCATGCGTCGACACGAACGCATGCACACAGGAGAGCGCCCGTTCCTGTGCTCGCAATGTGGCAAGCGCTTCCTGTCGCTTGGAGAGCTCCTCAAGCATGACAAGTCGCACACGGACACCAGGCCGCACTTGTGCAGCCAGTGCCAGAAGAGCTTCAAGTCCAAGCGGTCCTTGCGGGAACACATCCTCAGCCACAGTGGAACGCGCCCGTATCCCTGCAACTACTGCAACAAGAAGTTCTCTAAGCCTTCCACCTTGAACCGGCACCATTTGATGCACACAGGTGAGCGACCCTTTGCATGCTCGTACTGCGAGAAAACCTTCCTGACATCAACAGAGTTGGCTTTGCACAAGCGTGGGCACACCGGAGAGCGGCCCTACGTCTGCCCAGATTGCCCCTGGAAGTTTCGGAGCTCCTCAGAGTTGGCACGTCACAGGCGCACG